One part of the Methanocella sp. genome encodes these proteins:
- a CDS encoding NBR1-Ig-like domain-containing protein, with translation MANTHPYLYFHNISEVPGYKNNKTEPWASWEYLIIADANTASGYNWAGNISGSNDINSRGELAAECALAYYIKGDAKYKTAAINALLNMNVGDKNNHYTLGMGVPGWAFAYDLMQPYLTSAQDTQVRDLLAKYASDAWVDANSVSGTLDKTYVTFWDGQGRCYPGIGVAGLVLADYTNPNNITLTAGLDRWIAAGTTDFFVHDSYHTCENSRPIIDYAMDSTGVDFSNSYQSYAMATMIKYAQAYSHTYGHSIFDDYPKLKQYFMYDLWSSLPIGYTSSYSTGGNEFPNFYGDIANLASGTDKNNMIWYNNTKSNQWSGRDVQSNIWADTLGESELSYLWGYLFYGNYKNVTATVPNYTSVLNDQSQLQVFRNGWDNNATWLLQTTKTKYLNSSELSREFNHQDQMNFEYFDRGEQLIADGQENKHFGDAQYGIYSLYHNVLVFENPTPWPVSSFGGSSVRGAFKSKAIADVNTISTAWMNATLSKAPISAVEDDNVGSIALTTNITWERDIMFPGSYFIIADRASSAQPWGYDAQFRPVSQDRPESTSTAANDNVTLLLNGAAYDWNSLAYKSPANTGVTTSAMDWYGKSVFGKVVTGHLYTVPASPVTVTKYVGRLHAYADMGEVYQPVVQFKQAAANNLYRVTALSSTYAGETPLKTSTVAVTGTGNAMSIVNGSITDYAYTGKGMSSFAGITTDADTLYVHGGSAEFTAINATALSFNDVTAMASNARLDYMTIKQDSSGASAVIKAGSTSSVTIRMSAGTYNVSMDGVAIPSTQSGNNVTFTAAGGKHQYVISGPGTPVITATPTPTIAPSATPIPTVTPIPTSTPTPTPQPTVTPTLTPAPTSTPTPTPRPTTTPTATPVPTAIPTATPTPGTPGYPTDGLVFYYNFMHDSGDVIVDESANHFNAVNHGSTRVREGNVYRRDFDAASSNYLVAGDNGVNKDWTAVVLFKVSNTNGRKFLISGNSGSGIERCPLGVVSNSLEVFDSDLYGKATFTAGQLILGSSTQNDTGTYLYVNKSLDSSNGNTLDVSGQLDIGSMGGTFNFDGSMYAVYFYNRSLSAKEISSIYEWEMNRLSSPAATPTVTPTATPTVTPTATPVPTVTPTPTPVPTATATPTATPVPTVTPTATPTVTPTATPVPSVTPTPTPVPGSNAGLVTETIPSSMVQGESYNVSITLNNTGTTTWSSSGGFVLLGSSDAGLFGTAKVNMSPVITVLPGQKYVWNLTLKTPLTTGNYTVVYRMAKGNTTFGDALSQKITVTGAAPNAKIVYSSMPRYMLSGRSYTVSVTMLNNGNLPWSENSGIRLGGNDDTAYFGNTRFTLPAGVVVLPGQQYTWSFTIKAPATGVYNPAYRMVWDGHAWFGETLSKTVLVF, from the coding sequence TTGGCGAATACCCATCCTTACCTGTACTTCCACAATATTTCTGAAGTCCCAGGCTATAAGAATAATAAGACCGAGCCATGGGCATCCTGGGAGTACCTGATCATCGCCGATGCCAATACGGCGTCCGGCTACAACTGGGCCGGTAACATCAGCGGATCCAATGACATCAACTCCCGGGGAGAACTCGCCGCCGAATGCGCATTGGCGTATTACATCAAAGGTGACGCGAAATACAAGACGGCGGCTATAAACGCCCTGCTGAACATGAACGTGGGCGATAAGAACAACCACTATACGCTGGGAATGGGTGTTCCCGGCTGGGCCTTCGCCTACGATCTGATGCAGCCCTACCTTACGTCTGCCCAGGACACACAGGTCCGGGACCTACTGGCGAAGTACGCGAGCGATGCATGGGTAGATGCCAATTCGGTGTCCGGCACACTCGATAAGACCTATGTCACCTTCTGGGATGGACAAGGCCGCTGCTATCCGGGGATCGGTGTGGCGGGATTGGTGCTCGCCGATTATACAAACCCGAACAATATCACGCTCACCGCCGGGCTGGACCGATGGATCGCCGCAGGCACGACGGATTTCTTCGTGCACGATAGCTACCACACGTGTGAAAACAGCCGGCCCATCATCGACTATGCAATGGACTCGACCGGAGTCGATTTTAGCAATTCCTACCAATCCTATGCGATGGCTACAATGATAAAATACGCACAGGCCTACTCGCATACGTACGGCCATTCGATCTTCGACGACTATCCTAAGCTGAAACAATACTTTATGTATGATCTCTGGTCTTCACTGCCGATCGGCTATACGTCTTCCTATAGCACCGGCGGTAACGAGTTCCCGAACTTCTATGGGGATATCGCGAACCTGGCCTCGGGCACGGACAAGAACAACATGATCTGGTATAATAATACCAAGAGTAACCAGTGGTCCGGAAGGGATGTCCAATCGAACATCTGGGCGGATACCCTCGGGGAGAGCGAGTTATCCTACTTATGGGGCTACCTGTTCTATGGGAACTATAAGAATGTTACTGCAACAGTACCGAATTACACTTCCGTGTTAAACGATCAGTCTCAGCTCCAGGTATTCCGCAATGGGTGGGATAACAATGCCACCTGGTTACTCCAGACGACCAAGACGAAATACCTCAACTCAAGCGAGCTATCCCGGGAGTTCAATCACCAGGATCAGATGAACTTTGAATATTTTGACCGGGGCGAGCAGCTCATTGCCGATGGCCAGGAGAATAAGCACTTCGGTGACGCCCAGTACGGCATCTACAGTCTGTACCATAATGTCCTCGTATTCGAGAATCCGACCCCGTGGCCGGTATCATCCTTCGGAGGCAGCTCGGTGCGGGGCGCCTTCAAGTCGAAGGCCATCGCAGACGTTAATACCATATCGACGGCCTGGATGAACGCGACCCTTTCGAAGGCGCCTATCTCGGCGGTCGAGGATGACAACGTCGGCTCCATTGCGCTCACGACGAACATTACCTGGGAGCGGGACATAATGTTTCCAGGCAGCTATTTCATCATTGCGGACCGGGCCTCCAGCGCGCAGCCCTGGGGCTACGACGCGCAGTTCCGGCCCGTATCACAGGATCGGCCAGAAAGTACCAGTACGGCCGCGAACGATAACGTGACGCTTCTCTTGAACGGGGCCGCCTATGACTGGAACTCCCTGGCATACAAGAGCCCTGCCAATACGGGCGTGACCACCAGTGCCATGGACTGGTACGGTAAGAGCGTCTTCGGTAAGGTCGTCACGGGCCACCTCTATACCGTTCCGGCTTCCCCGGTAACGGTGACCAAGTACGTCGGCCGGCTACACGCCTATGCCGATATGGGCGAGGTATACCAGCCGGTCGTCCAGTTCAAGCAGGCTGCGGCCAACAACCTCTACCGTGTGACCGCCCTATCGTCGACGTACGCGGGCGAGACTCCCCTCAAGACTTCCACCGTGGCAGTCACAGGCACGGGCAACGCCATGTCGATCGTCAACGGCAGCATCACGGATTACGCCTACACAGGAAAGGGCATGAGCAGCTTTGCCGGGATAACCACTGACGCGGATACGCTCTATGTCCATGGCGGCTCTGCCGAATTTACAGCCATCAATGCCACCGCGCTGTCATTTAACGACGTTACGGCCATGGCAAGTAATGCCCGACTGGACTATATGACAATTAAGCAGGATTCCTCGGGCGCATCAGCCGTGATAAAGGCCGGCTCTACCAGCAGCGTAACTATCCGAATGTCCGCGGGGACATATAATGTAAGCATGGATGGAGTAGCCATTCCCTCGACGCAGAGCGGTAACAACGTGACGTTTACGGCAGCGGGCGGAAAGCACCAGTACGTCATATCCGGTCCTGGGACGCCCGTTATAACGGCGACCCCGACACCAACGATCGCTCCGTCCGCCACGCCAATACCCACAGTAACGCCGATACCGACCTCCACGCCGACGCCGACGCCTCAGCCGACCGTTACTCCGACTCTAACACCCGCGCCGACCTCCACGCCGACGCCGACGCCTCGGCCAACTACTACTCCGACTGCGACGCCTGTGCCGACGGCCATCCCGACGGCGACGCCGACGCCCGGAACACCCGGCTATCCAACCGATGGGCTGGTGTTCTACTATAATTTCATGCACGATTCGGGCGACGTCATCGTAGACGAGTCGGCCAACCACTTTAACGCCGTAAACCACGGAAGTACCAGGGTACGCGAAGGAAACGTGTACCGCAGAGATTTCGATGCCGCGAGCTCCAATTATCTCGTGGCCGGCGACAATGGCGTTAATAAGGATTGGACCGCGGTCGTGCTGTTCAAAGTCTCGAACACGAACGGCCGCAAGTTCTTGATATCCGGGAACAGCGGCTCTGGCATCGAGCGCTGCCCCCTGGGCGTTGTCTCGAACAGCCTGGAAGTGTTCGACAGCGACCTCTACGGTAAGGCTACGTTCACCGCCGGCCAGCTGATCCTGGGCTCATCCACGCAGAACGATACGGGTACATACCTGTACGTGAATAAAAGCCTTGATAGCAGCAACGGTAATACGCTAGACGTCAGCGGGCAGCTGGATATCGGGAGTATGGGCGGCACTTTCAACTTCGACGGAAGCATGTACGCCGTATACTTCTATAACCGCTCATTGAGCGCTAAGGAGATCAGCAGTATCTATGAATGGGAAATGAATCGATTGAGTTCGCCTGCGGCAACGCCCACCGTTACCCCTACGGCGACGCCGACCGTAACGCCGACTGCGACGCCCGTGCCAACCGTCACTCCGACGCCGACGCCCGTGCCGACGGCCACGGCGACTCCGACAGCGACGCCTGTGCCGACGGTTACGCCTACGGCGACGCCGACCGTAACGCCGACTGCGACGCCTGTGCCGTCTGTCACGCCGACGCCGACCCCTGTACCGGGATCGAATGCCGGTCTTGTAACGGAAACGATTCCATCGAGCATGGTCCAGGGCGAGAGTTACAATGTCTCCATAACACTGAATAACACAGGGACGACAACATGGTCCTCGAGCGGAGGCTTTGTATTATTGGGCTCGAGCGATGCCGGCTTGTTCGGCACTGCGAAAGTCAACATGTCGCCCGTTATCACGGTGTTGCCCGGACAGAAATACGTCTGGAATCTGACCCTGAAAACCCCATTAACGACGGGTAACTATACCGTCGTATACCGGATGGCGAAGGGCAATACGACCTTCGGCGATGCATTAAGCCAGAAGATTACCGTCACCGGGGCAGCGCCTAACGCAAAGATCGTCTATAGCTCGATGCCACGGTACATGCTCTCAGGCCGCTCTTATACCGTCTCGGTGACGATGCTGAATAATGGCAATTTGCCGTGGTCCGAAAATTCGGGCATCCGGCTGGGCGGTAATGACGATACTGCGTACTTCGGGAACACCCGTTTCACCCTTCCTGCCGGCGTCGTAGTTCTCCCGGGCCAACAATATACCTGGAGTTTTACCATTAAGGCACCGGCTACCGGGGTATACAATCCGGCTTACCGGATGGTCTGGGACGGGCATGCCTGGTTCGGCGAGACACTAAGCAAGACGGTTCTCGTCTTTTAA
- a CDS encoding GNAT family N-acetyltransferase, which yields MPLRIRHFYRKAVIYGILLVASFALIFALAYAGAGWGVILLIFGTIIACGICFYLLFDPVAALIFHASPLSVADAHRVVEIVDNLRKNIGLKQPGLAVIHDSSSDIFTCGPTRDHTTIFFTSGSMTTFNDAEIETILKHEIEKIDEGGSIVYTLAMAAYSLLAKLIGRSQSYRRKAIPRGMAENCGKIRIADMMDVPFVVRLMIAHDMYNYFNLHDLSRLARERSSFFLIVYDEDEPAGFIVGEIDGKLFRRRGHIAKLIVDEEHRKKGLGTCLVEAFIDRTRDYGCDQCHIEVRMDNPVAISLYERSGFKKERTITKYYPDGTDCLILVKNLVII from the coding sequence ATGCCATTACGAATCAGGCACTTTTACAGGAAGGCCGTCATTTACGGCATACTACTCGTGGCCAGTTTCGCCCTGATCTTCGCCCTTGCATATGCAGGCGCTGGCTGGGGTGTGATCCTGCTCATTTTCGGCACTATTATCGCGTGCGGGATATGCTTTTACCTATTATTCGATCCAGTCGCGGCCTTGATATTCCATGCGAGCCCGCTGAGCGTTGCGGACGCCCATCGCGTCGTCGAGATCGTTGATAATCTCCGAAAGAACATTGGACTGAAACAGCCCGGGCTCGCCGTGATCCACGACTCGAGCTCGGACATCTTTACCTGCGGCCCGACCCGGGACCATACGACTATATTCTTCACATCGGGATCGATGACGACGTTTAACGATGCGGAGATTGAAACTATCTTAAAGCACGAGATCGAAAAGATCGACGAGGGGGGTTCCATTGTTTACACTCTGGCCATGGCGGCCTATTCCTTGCTGGCGAAGCTTATCGGTCGATCACAGTCCTATCGACGCAAGGCCATTCCACGGGGTATGGCGGAAAATTGCGGAAAGATCAGGATCGCCGATATGATGGACGTGCCCTTCGTGGTCCGGCTCATGATCGCCCACGATATGTATAATTATTTCAACTTGCATGACCTGAGCCGTTTGGCCCGAGAACGGTCTTCCTTCTTCCTTATAGTTTACGATGAGGATGAGCCTGCGGGATTTATCGTCGGCGAGATCGATGGTAAGCTGTTCCGACGTAGAGGGCACATCGCCAAGCTCATCGTCGATGAAGAACATCGAAAAAAAGGCCTGGGTACATGTCTTGTGGAAGCGTTCATAGATCGAACACGGGATTACGGATGTGATCAATGCCACATTGAAGTGAGGATGGATAACCCCGTGGCCATATCCCTTTATGAGCGATCAGGGTTTAAAAAGGAGCGCACTATCACAAAATATTATCCGGATGGGACGGACTGCCTCATTTTGGTGAAAAACCTCGTGATAATATAG
- a CDS encoding GNAT family N-acetyltransferase — MTIEIISDKGQWDGFIEESPYGMLFHRWDYLKTIEKYIGYDLLTYGIFKGSTLIGVLPLFYKKKGGIKLVYSPPPGTLTYTPYMGLVMGDIYATVRQRKKESYLDLAWNDVSRELKRLAPNYVSITFVPDMNDIRPMIWDGYNTQLLYTYLIDLDRPLDDMWNDFESDCKKNIRSCEKYDLTIMQTSDVDTFYSNMGESLKAHGKTFFRRQDSGFLKELIALFPDNIKLYFLYRGSEVLGMTIDCMYKGLYMGWCGDNVINRDLKVNEYLEWEKIKAAKSEGYKCYENWGGDMKRLNVFKSKFNPKLMPYYHVKKLDAVGKLSDFGYGMLSSISINLIKR, encoded by the coding sequence ATGACCATCGAGATCATATCCGATAAGGGCCAGTGGGACGGGTTCATCGAGGAGAGCCCGTATGGTATGCTATTCCATCGCTGGGATTATCTGAAGACCATCGAGAAGTATATCGGTTACGATCTCCTGACATATGGTATTTTTAAAGGTAGTACTTTAATAGGCGTGCTCCCGTTATTCTATAAAAAAAAGGGGGGAATAAAGCTTGTCTATTCTCCGCCCCCGGGAACGCTGACGTATACCCCTTACATGGGCCTCGTCATGGGGGATATTTACGCGACCGTAAGGCAGCGCAAGAAGGAGTCCTACCTCGACCTGGCATGGAACGACGTTAGCCGGGAGCTTAAAAGGCTCGCGCCCAACTACGTATCGATCACCTTCGTCCCGGACATGAACGATATTCGGCCTATGATCTGGGACGGTTATAATACCCAGCTTCTCTATACTTACCTCATTGACCTGGACCGGCCTCTCGATGATATGTGGAACGATTTCGAGTCGGATTGTAAAAAAAATATCCGGTCTTGCGAAAAATATGATCTGACGATCATGCAGACTTCCGATGTGGACACTTTTTACTCTAACATGGGGGAAAGCCTCAAGGCTCATGGTAAAACGTTCTTCCGTCGCCAGGACTCCGGGTTTTTAAAGGAATTGATTGCCCTATTCCCCGACAATATTAAATTATACTTCCTTTACCGGGGCAGCGAAGTTCTCGGGATGACAATAGATTGTATGTATAAGGGATTGTACATGGGATGGTGCGGCGATAACGTTATAAACCGGGATTTAAAAGTGAATGAATATCTTGAGTGGGAAAAAATAAAAGCGGCGAAATCTGAGGGGTATAAGTGCTACGAGAATTGGGGCGGAGATATGAAACGGCTGAACGTGTTCAAGTCAAAGTTCAACCCGAAGCTGATGCCCTATTACCACGTTAAAAAACTGGACGCCGTCGGCAAATTATCGGATTTCGGCTACGGGATGCTATCCAGTATTTCTATTAATCTTATAAAAAGATGA